In one window of Pseudomonas putida DNA:
- a CDS encoding ABC transporter ATP-binding protein — protein sequence MSQPLLLNLRNLACGYGEQRIVQNLNLHLNAGDIGCLLGSSGCGKTTTLRAIAGFEPVHDGEIQLAGDVISRAGFTLAPEKRRIGMVFQDYALFPHLTVAQNIAFGIGKHPRQGEVVNEMLELVKLGGLGARYPHELSGGQQQRVALARALAPEPQLLLLDEPFSNLDVELRRRLSHEVRDILKSRGTSAILVTHDQEEAFAVSDHVGVFKEGRLEQWDTPYNLYHEPQTPFVASFIGQGYFIRGQMSSPEAVNTELGELRGNRAYLMPVGSSVDVLLRPDDIVHAPDSTLRARINGKSFLGASTLYRLELPTGSQLEAIFPSHVDHQIGQDVGIAVAADHLVLFAVPGSVAAQLQAQENGVRRYSSAT from the coding sequence ATGAGTCAACCCCTGCTGCTCAACCTGCGCAACCTCGCCTGCGGCTATGGCGAGCAGCGCATCGTCCAGAACCTCAATCTGCACCTGAACGCAGGCGACATCGGTTGCCTGCTGGGTTCATCGGGTTGCGGCAAAACCACCACCCTGCGCGCCATCGCCGGCTTCGAGCCGGTGCATGACGGCGAGATCCAGCTGGCCGGAGACGTCATCTCCCGTGCAGGCTTCACCCTCGCCCCGGAAAAACGCCGGATCGGCATGGTGTTCCAGGACTACGCGCTGTTCCCGCACCTGACCGTGGCACAGAACATCGCTTTCGGGATTGGCAAGCATCCACGCCAAGGCGAAGTGGTCAATGAAATGCTCGAGCTGGTCAAGCTCGGCGGCCTGGGCGCACGCTACCCCCATGAACTTTCCGGCGGCCAGCAGCAGCGTGTCGCCCTGGCCCGCGCGCTGGCGCCAGAGCCGCAGTTGCTGCTGCTCGACGAGCCGTTCTCCAACCTCGACGTGGAGCTGCGCCGACGCCTGAGCCACGAGGTCCGCGACATTCTCAAGAGCCGTGGCACCAGCGCAATCCTGGTCACCCACGACCAGGAAGAAGCCTTCGCCGTCAGCGATCATGTCGGCGTATTCAAGGAAGGTCGCCTGGAACAATGGGATACGCCCTACAACCTCTATCACGAGCCCCAGACGCCGTTCGTGGCCAGTTTCATCGGCCAGGGCTACTTCATCCGCGGCCAGATGAGCAGTCCGGAAGCAGTGAACACCGAGCTCGGGGAACTGCGCGGCAATCGCGCCTACTTGATGCCAGTAGGCAGTTCAGTGGACGTCCTCCTGCGCCCGGACGACATCGTGCACGCACCGGACAGCACGCTGCGCGCGCGCATCAATGGCAAGAGTTTCCTGGGCGCCTCGACGCTCTATCGTCTGGAACTGCCCACCGGTAGCCAACTGGAGGCGATTTTCCCCAGTCATGTCGATCACCAGATCGGCCAGGACGTAGGCATCGCCGTCGCGGCTGACCATCTGGTGCTGTTCGCCGTACCGGGCAGTGTCGCGGCGCAATTGCAGGCCCAGGAGAACGGCGTACGCCGCTACAGTTCGGCGACCTGA
- the ybaK gene encoding Cys-tRNA(Pro) deacylase produces the protein MTPALDLLKKARAEHRVLSYEHDPKSASYGLEAAEKLGLDPQRVFKTLLASSEKGELLVAVVPVIGTLDLKALAQAAGVKKCEMADPAAAQRATGYLVGGISPLGQKKRLRTFIDESAQQFDSIHVSAGRRGLEVELAAAVLAEHTQGRFAGIGRG, from the coding sequence ATGACCCCCGCACTCGACCTGCTGAAGAAGGCGCGCGCCGAACATCGCGTGCTCAGCTACGAACACGATCCCAAATCCGCCTCCTATGGCCTGGAAGCCGCCGAGAAGCTCGGGCTCGATCCGCAGCGGGTATTCAAGACACTGCTGGCCAGCAGCGAGAAAGGTGAGTTGCTGGTGGCGGTGGTGCCGGTGATCGGCACGCTGGACCTCAAGGCGCTCGCCCAGGCTGCCGGGGTCAAGAAGTGCGAGATGGCCGACCCTGCCGCAGCCCAGCGGGCCACGGGATATCTGGTCGGTGGTATCAGCCCTCTGGGGCAGAAGAAACGCCTGCGCACCTTCATCGATGAGTCGGCGCAGCAGTTCGACAGCATTCATGTCAGCGCCGGACGGCGCGGGCTGGAAGTGGAGCTGGCAGCAGCAGTGCTGGCCGAGCATACCCAGGGCAGGTTTGCCGGGATCGGCAGAGGCTGA
- a CDS encoding MIP/aquaporin family protein, which yields MTTALRQPTLSGQCMAEFLGTALLIFFGTGCVAALKVAGASFGLWEISIIWGVGVSMAIYLSAGVSGAHLNPAVSIALTLFAGFDRRKLPFYMLAQICGAFCGAALVYTLYSTLFFDFEQAHGMVRGSQASLELASVFSTYAHPSLSIGQAFLVEVVITAILMAVIMALTDDNNGLPRGATAPLLIGLLIAVIGSAMGPLTGFAMNPARDFGPKLMTFLAGWGEIAFTGGRDIPYFLVPVFAPILGACLGAAGYRVLIARNLPTADAANPKTDAATQGDTQTS from the coding sequence ATGACGACAGCTCTACGACAACCAACACTTTCCGGCCAGTGCATGGCCGAGTTCCTGGGTACTGCGTTGCTCATCTTCTTCGGTACCGGTTGCGTGGCCGCGCTCAAGGTCGCGGGTGCCAGCTTCGGACTCTGGGAAATCAGCATCATCTGGGGCGTCGGCGTCAGCATGGCGATCTACCTCAGCGCCGGCGTTTCCGGCGCGCACCTGAACCCGGCAGTCAGCATCGCACTCACCCTGTTCGCCGGTTTCGACAGGCGCAAACTGCCTTTCTATATGCTCGCCCAGATCTGTGGCGCCTTCTGCGGTGCGGCACTGGTCTACACCCTGTACAGCACGCTTTTCTTCGATTTCGAACAGGCGCACGGCATGGTCAGGGGCAGCCAGGCCAGCCTCGAGCTGGCGTCGGTGTTCTCCACCTATGCGCATCCATCGCTATCCATCGGCCAGGCATTTCTGGTCGAAGTGGTGATCACAGCAATCCTCATGGCCGTGATCATGGCCCTCACCGATGACAATAACGGCCTGCCGCGTGGCGCCACCGCACCGCTGCTGATCGGCCTGCTGATTGCGGTGATCGGTAGCGCCATGGGGCCGCTCACCGGCTTTGCGATGAACCCGGCCCGGGATTTCGGGCCCAAACTCATGACATTCCTGGCGGGTTGGGGCGAAATTGCCTTCACTGGTGGACGGGACATTCCCTACTTCCTGGTTCCGGTGTTCGCACCGATCCTTGGCGCGTGCCTGGGGGCCGCGGGCTATCGCGTCCTGATCGCCCGCAACCTGCCGACGGCCGACGCCGCAAACCCGAAGACAGATGCTGCTACCCAGGGCGATACTCAAACTTCCTGA